In a single window of the Necator americanus strain Aroian chromosome X, whole genome shotgun sequence genome:
- a CDS encoding hypothetical protein (NECATOR_CHRX.G25819.T2) — MFTVIESPFLKQYVDSIMGSNDPCSGENLLNLTDTSEERVLSEIEDRFNKKRIYTNVGGVLLFINPFEKYSIYDESVIAQYQQFNKYAGESSSGKSFNAYQVMKYLATSHNSKVTVKHIDAITTIFNSFGCAKTVKNDDATRFGYCMDFLYNKNVLSGLSLRNTLPLETIRVVSQKPGERNFNVFYELCAGMSSDTKATYGIRDQQKFFYLTQGKVGENIRDDALNFPRLDGSLEILGFSEEQRQIIYKTLATILHLGNMYFRQRRNAEDETEYVEVSNDVELKWASYLLDVDMFSFAPCFTHKIIKTDEGVSKTAFSMGQALDARDALAMTLYEVVFSWILNRISLHLKCSDHNAVISVIDYYGVERYINNGLEQLLINSVNEKLENAFLKQTFLDEMADYTEEGLTFEWKMPASLDNEKVLDLLCKKPYGLLYLIDDECKFPKASDESYLRHCNLNHLDKNVYGKAKNKERLQMSVRHSFGSTWYTVHGFVQRNKRALPGNVVKILADSQNTVISMLFRPLAGTKEGNDYVVYAGQQFNTASTALVEKIVSSQSHFVRCVRSNNERIPARLDETSLARQLKALSIIETLHFRQAGFPVRIPFERFARNYRCLLPSDIALCQKQKEIIVDILDGQGVKFADDYQIGTNYVFMRDRLANRLQTLREKTQREAAYVIQKTMRTYVARKRYLRKRQAIVRLQAGLRGWKARKECCALREQLFKNLSVQTKRNRRLNAYHETLLSEHPDQKCPAALLGCLEVENIANKEIEKSLYEPKPKVPDMKITTDYLCLKLKSRIHTIDPITIEKFAEENFKGISNPCQRDEIFVQICNQIYKNPDKEATSRCYRLLLQAAGVFSPTETVLPMLISFANQQRQPFQIQLLNTIARKMNMFENQHGARLLPASRLEMGALCGFHNAAVEVTSQDGEVHVVEAHPWTTSEELVNRVLRYRGIGNPSGWTVEVETEKMLYCPTGAHFLHDVISEIELGKEENKRSYFYNYPTERTLPPVNRKKGGSPPESTQTKVLSPVVRRRMRQMNDSRDTHSHDRSTDTTNSRLSRSEGSHERSPNMLHVTSVTSSPPAYRQTYRNVDEEEADYCYALPVKPRTLNDTIVRSPHIPHIGPRDECSEDIPPEIPRQPIPNGSVRVARFEPLPLRSSYAQYRSNNYERTNDRPESMTTTQYYPHSTTMPMVQYVPVMMAAQPMQMFPTQIGQPLVQTPVLMPGPNVPQLASNQTTRVFESITQPDHVSSHLAQHQREPSMLTNCLGDTDDRTHDSGTVKSIPRVDFDSVRSRSSVATRGGECDSRMLNSRCDQVPSVYSTMSVASRIRNMPVPNNNRDVDRFLDEVFDQVLSPHELAAAEMSSHQIAASIKGGAYGPMDYEGPYQRGGPSHLNYSDNPRPQNGMDSDRYDYVNRATMAARGPARPSERSHSAPRYGTTDRKYRPVAEDSSDSIASDLCTMREYIPSPHGTPNTQRSSRPYDGGNKSTNEIYEPQQMVFMMPMQMNASNGQMMPVLMTTSMMTPSVAPNMMYCMSTSMQNKPSSKQRRHRSMDVSQLITYDDEEIPHYYAQHNSSSSSDFHPKNQGFEPTRSMLRPDNSGALPRPSPRSPSPLKSPSSERKQNGLNRVPQDAYREPIVQNTIINSEHPNPRKFRIPEKNLVKEIQQKEQEAIRKINERLKNLPPPVDHVRIFIPKKPPAPVPPPEPSVQAFAVPEEPRDVYTPPPPPSQYVPPSDYVVKTEEPQNEWVFEGEVERPAEFVEQSRSPVPYVQPPSDTESVSSHEKPAVRYVKQPWKLTIRKEMFYPREDLDDVQVINQVFAQIISDCRKGIAYRIRAYERDDVVSILKANNIPPEMLNRQTEIPVDVKVAVIEAARKWPMYFAQVYEVVEERLDESVSVLLSIGEHGIRLSLHTPLDKENPLKPQDHFNYSDLTETTLENDEVICLHTKNHMTVRLRTKMAQQIKAQIDKCMYGEVQKKQFVRATADYVTKQPNLLSFKKGETIELVPLPNGEVTPSGSWLYGKIGNRYGSLPAQYVVPLDDSNREIEESLPTLPLVYDDVADEIGHMNGYKYTMLEFALNHFRGPKGFDNTLKKNKKGWTWEDVAHRVKFTEKPISHSLIRFESNELDKLACETFACIMRYMGDEPIRRGETITDAVYHLLLICHKHPALRDEVYCQIIRQTTNNKSSKPDSSIRGWRLFSIITSYFDCSLSLRPYLVNYLAENADDQRRAYHGTAQLCLQNLNQTIRYGGRKYLLSGMEVEEITNGKIFKRQVYTLPGGGKKVVNTKSITVVEEAIRELCLELNIRSPSEQQEFCLCYILEKENRMEYCNNDDYILDICTELEHKRQQFHFLLKRCTWVHPLRLDHPVYIDVLFFQVVPDYMEGKFLMRQAGGYLSASTCDDITKFAAYLHIAANDGQKTAVLSKNVSSLIPSAVLEYPTQSTDAWASRINRQLRSMNNNMTNTQARAAFLELLSTWKLFGSTIFNLDAASCDGRLLSPLELAVGRSGVKLLEPRSRDVLEQWSYDRIVSTRTGDRDTIVEMIVGNASSSRTYEFRTKESSSITRLIGQYTFIVNENRGLLNE; from the exons ATGTTCACGGTTATAGAATCTCCTTTCCTAAAACAGTACGTTGATTCTATCATGGGATCGAATGATCCCTGTTCAGGAGAGAATCTACTGAATTTGAC AGACACAAGTGAAGAGCGTGTACTTTCTGAAATCGAGGATCGTTTcaataaaaagagaatttaC ACGAATGTCGGAGGCGTTCTACTTTTTATAAATCCATTCGAGAAGTACAGTATCTATGATGAATCTGTGATTGCGCAGTATCAGCAATTTAATAAATATGC cggaGAATCTAGTTCTGGAAAGTCTTTCAATGCATATCAAGTGATGAAGTATTTGGCAACGTCACATAACAGTAAAGTCACAGTGAAACAT aTTGATGCCATCACTACAATATTCAATAGTTTCGGTTGCGctaaaactgtaaaaaatgACGATGCCACAAGATTTGGTTATTGCATGGATTTTCTATACAATAA AAATGTCCTTTCTGGACTGAGTCTTCGAAACACTCTACCGCTGGAAACAATCCGTGTAGTTTCTCAGAAACCAGGCGAACGAAATTTTAACGTCTTCTATGAACTTTGTGCTGGGATGTCATCAGATACAAAAGCCACCTACGGGATTCGTGATcagcagaaatttttctatttaacaCAG GGCAAGGTCGGAGAGAATATTCGCGATGATGCTCTAAATTTTCCTCGACTAGACGGTTCACTAgaaattcttggattttcgGAAGAACAACGTCAAATTATTTACAAGACTCTTGCAACAATTCTTCATCTTGGAAACATGTATTTCCGGCAACGACGG AATGCTGAGGATGAAACGGAATATGTGGAAGTAAGTAACGACGTTGAACTAAAATGGGCTTCCTATCTGCTTGACGTCGACATGTTCTCCTTCGCTCCTTGCTTCACCCATAAAATCATT aaaactgaTGAGGGAGTCAGTAAGACAGCGTTCAGCATGGGTCAAGCACTTGATGCAAGAGACGCGTTAGCAATGACCCTCTATGAGGTCGTCTTCAGTTGGATCCTCAATCGAATCTCGTTACATTTGAAATGCTCTGACCATAACGCTGTCATCAGcgttattgattattatggTGTTGAG CGTTACATCAATAACGGATTGGAGCAACTGCTTATCAACAGtgtgaatgaaaaattagaaaatgcaTTCTTGAAACAGACATTTCTGGATGAAATGGCTGACTACACTGAGGAAGGATTGACATTCGAATGgaag ATGCCAGCATCTCTGGACAACGAAAAAGTACTGGACCTCCTCTGTAAAAAACCATATGGTCTTCTGTATCTTATCGATGATGAATGTAAATTTCCTAAG GCTTCTGACGAATCCTACCTTCGACATTGTAATCTTAACCATCTGGATAAGAATGTGTACGGAAAG gcaaaaaataaagaaagactgCAAATGTCGGTCCGACATTCGTTTGGATCAACATGGTACACTGTTCACGGATTTGTTCAACGAAATAAACGTGCTCTTCCtggaaatgttgttaaaattCTAGCTGATAGTCAGAATACG GTGATATCCATGCTTTTCCGTCCTCTCGCAGGTACAAAGGAAGGCAATGACTATGTGGTTTATGCTGGTCAACAGTTCAACACCGCTTCAACGGCGTTAGTGGAAAAAATTGTGAG TAGTCAGTCGCATTTTGTCCGATGTGTACGCTCTAACAACGAACGTATTCCTGCACGTCTTGATGAAACGTCTCTGGCTCGACAGCTAAAAGCTCTCTCCATTATCGAAACATTGCATTTTCGACAAGCAGGATTTCCTGTACGGATACCGTTTGAACGGTTCGCAAGgaa TTATCGCTGCCTTTTGCCATCCGATATAGCACTGTGCCAGAAGCAGAAGGAAATAATCGTCGATATCCTAGATGGCCAGGGTGTTAAGTTTGCCGATGACTATCAAATAG GAACTAACTACGTGTTTATGCGTGATCGTTTGGCGAACAGGCTGCAAACTCTTCGTGAAAAGACACAACGAGAAGCTGCTTATGTAATCCAGAAAACGATGCGAACCTATGTGGCCCGGAAGCGCTACCTTCGTAAGCGCCAAGCTATTGTCCGGTTGCAGGCTGGTCTTCGAGGATGGAAAGCTAG gaAGGAGTGCTGTGCGTTACGAGAAcaacttttcaaaaaccttAGCgttcaaacaaaaagaaatcgtcGGCTGAATGCCTATCACGAAACACTTCTGAGCGAACATCCGGATCAG AAATGTCCAGCAGCTCTACTCGGTTGTCTAGAGGTGGAAAACATTGCGAACAAAGAAATCGAGAAATCATTATATGAACCTAAACCAAAAGTTCCGGATATGAAAATCACAACCGATTATCTCTGTTTAAAATTGAAGAGCCGAATTCATACCATTGATCCTATCACCATTGAAAAATTcgctgaagaaaattttaag GGCATTAGCAATCCATGCCAACGCGATGAAATTTTTGTGCAAATATGCAATCAAATCTATAAAAATCCGGACAAGGAAGCGACATCACGTTGTTATCGCCTACTACTACAAGCGGCCGGAGTTTTCTCTCCTACCGAAACTGTTCTTCCGATGTTGATCAG cTTTGCAAATCAACAGAGGCAACCATTCCAGATACAGCTATTGAATACAATCGCTAGGAAGATGAACATGTTTGAAAATCAG CATGGTGCCAGATTATTACCAGCATCACGCCTGGAAATGGGTGCACTATGCGGTTTCCACAATGCAGctgttgaagtcaccagtcaGGATGGTGAGGTTCATGTCGTTGAGGCACATCCATGGACGACAAGTGAAGAACTCGTGAATAGAGTTCTAAGATATAG aGGAATTGGAAATCCTAGTGGATGGACGGTTGAGGTAGAAACGGAAAAAATGCTCTATTGTCCAACCGGAGCACATTTTCTACATGATGTGATTTCTGAAATTGAACtcggaaaagaagaaaacaaaag GTCTTATTTTTACAATTACCCAACCGAACGTACTCTTCCACCTGTGAATAGGAAGAAAGGTGGTTCACCACCGGAATCAACTCAAACCAAAGTATT AAGTCCTGTAGTCAGACGACGTATGCGACAAATGAATGATAGTCGTGATACACATAGTCATGATAGATCAACGGATACGACAAATAGTCGCTTGTCACGAAGTGAGGGCAGTCACGAAAGATCTCCCAACATGTTACATGTGACAAGCGTTACGTCATCACCACCAGCCTATAGACAAACGTATCGGAATGTGGATGAAGAAGAAGCGGATTATTGCTATGCACTTCCGGTTAAGCCGAGAACATTAAATG ATACTATTGTTCGTTCACCGCATATTCCGCATATTGGTCCTCGTGATGAATGTTCTGAGGACATACCACCGGAAATTCCAAGACAACCAATTCCTAACGGCTCAGTACGG GTTGCTCGATTCGAACCTTTGCCTCTCCGTTCATCATATGCACAGTATAG ATCTAACAACTATGAACGCACGAACGATCGTCCTGAATCAATGACGACCACCCAGTACTACCCTCATTCAACGACAATG CCAATGGTTCAATATGTGCCAGTGATGATGGCTGCGCAACCAATGCAAATGTTTCCCACCCAAATCGGTCAACCGTTGGTTCAAACTCCAGTACTCATGCCTGGTCCCAACGTCCCACAACTAGCATCAAATCAAACAACACGTGTGTTTGAAAGTA TTACACAACCGGACCACGTCTCGTCACATCTGGCGCAGCATCAACGTGAACCGAGCATGCTGACTAATTGCCTAGGTGATACGGATGATCGAACTCACGATAGTGGGACCGTGAAAAGTATCCCGAGAGTGGATTTTGACTCTGTACGCTCGCGATCAAGCGTCGCAACGCGAGGTGGCGAATGTGATTCGCGAATGTTGAACAGTCGATGCGATCAAGTGCCGAGCGTCTATTCGACCATGTCTGTTGCGTCAAGGATTCGAAACATGCCTGTACCGAACAACAATCGTGATGTTGATCGATTTCTGGATGAGGTTTTCGACCAG GTTCTGTCTCCACATGAGCTTGCTGCTGCTGAGATGAGTTCACATCAGATTGCAGCCAGTATCAAAGGTGGAGCATATGGTCCAATGGACTATGAGGGG CCGTACCAGAGAGGAGGACCGTCCCATCTGAACTATTCGGATAATCCACGTCCTCAGAACGGCATGGATTCAGATCGTTACGATTATGTTAACAGAGCAACTATG GCAGCAAGAGGTCCCGCACGACCAAGTGAACGGTCGCATAGCGCACCACGTTACGGTACGACGGACAGAAAATATCGACCTGTAGCG GAGGATTCTTCTGACTCAATCGCCTCGGATTTGTGTACAATGCGTGAGTACATACCATCACCTCATGGTACACCAAATACTCAACGATCCTCAAGACCATATGATGGAGGGAATAAATCAACCAATGAAATATATGAACCACAACAAATGGTTTTTATGATGCCTATGCAAATGAATG CATCAAATGGTCAAATGATGCCTGTGCTGATGACCACTAGTATGATGACACCTTCCGTAGCACCGAATATG ATGTACTGTATGTCTACTTCTATGCAAAACAAACCTTCCTCAAAGCAGAG aCGACATCGTTCAATGGACGTATCGCAGTTGATCACATATGACGATGAGGAAATTCCACATTATTACGCACAACATAATTCG AGTTCATCATCCGATTTCCACCCTAAAAATCAAGGTTTCGAACCAACCAGGTCGATGTTGAG GCCTGACAACTCGGGTGCTCTTCCGCGTCCATCGCCGAGATCACCATCTCCATTAAAATCGCCATCCTCAGAGCGGAAACAGAAT GGTCTTAATCGAGTTCCACAGGATGCGTATCGAGAGCCGATCGTACAAAACACTATAATCAATTCTGAACATCCAAATCCGCGCAAATTTCGTATTCCAGAGAAGAATCTTGTGAAAGAAATACagcaaaaagaacaagaagctattcgaaaaattaatgaaCGTCTTAAG AATCTCCCACCACCCGTCGATCATGTTCGGATCTTCATTCCAAAGAAGCCACCGGCTCCTGTACCACCACCAGAACCATCCGTACAAGCATTTGCAGTTCCGGAAGAACCACGAGATGTTTACACCCCTCCACCACCTCCTAGTCAATATGTACCACCGAGTGATTATGTCGTGAAG ACTGAAGAACCACAAAATGAATGGGTCTTTGAGGGAGAAGTGGAACGACCAGCAGAATTCGTGGAACAAAGTCGCAGTCCAG TTCCATATGTGCAACCACCAAGTGATACGGAATCTGTGAGTTCACATGAAAAGCCTGCTGTACGATATGTGAAACAACCGTGGAAACTCACTATAAGAAAGGAG atgttctATCCACGAGAAGACCTGGATGACGTTCAAGTAATCAATCAAGTATTTGCACAAATTATTTCCGATTGCCGCAAAGGAATCGCATATCGTATCCGAGCATATGAGAGGGATGACGTTGTTAGCATACTTA AAGCGAACAATATTCCTCCAGAAATGTTGAATCGACAAacagagatcccagttgacgTAAAAGTTGCCGTTATTGAGGCGGCTCGTAAATGGCCGATGTATTTTGCGCAAGTGTATGAG GTAGTTGAGGAACGCCTGGATGAATCCGTATCGGTGTTACTCTCCATTGGTGAGCATGGAATCCGATTATCCCTTCACACTCCTTTAGACAAGGAAAATCCTTTGAAACCACAAGATCATTTCAA TTATTCGGATTTAACTGAAACAACACTGGAAAATGATGAAGTAATTTGTCTACATACGAAAAATCATATGACGGTAAGGTTACGTACAAAAATGGCACAACAAATCAAGGCACAAATCGACAAATGTATGTACGGCGAAGTACAG AAAAAGCAGTTCGTCCGTGCAACCGCTGATTATGTCACTAAACAACCGAATTTGttgtcatttaaaaaaggcGAAACGATTGAATTG GTTCCACTACCAAATGGTGAAGTTACACCGTCTGGATCATGGTTGTATGGAAAAATTGGGAATCGTTATGGAAGTCTTCCTGCTCAATACGTTGTCCCACTTGATGACAGCAAT CGAGAAATTGAAGAATCTCTGCCAACACTTCCTCTTGTTTACGACGACGTTGCTGATGAAATTGGTCATATGAATGGTTATAAATACACTATGTTGGAATTTGCTCTTAATCATTTCCGTGGTCCTAAAGGATTTGACaatactttgaaaaagaaca AGAAAGGCTGGACATGGGAAGATGTTGCTCATAGGGTAAAGTTTACGGAGAAGCCAATCTCTCATTCCCTCATTCGTTTCGAATCGAATGAACTCGACAAACTGGCATGCGAAACATTTGCAT gTATAATGCGATATATGGGTGATGAACCGATTCGACGAGGTGAAACGATAACCGACGCTGTGTATCATCTACTTCTTATCTGTCATAAACATCCTGCACTTCGAGATGAAGTTTACTGTCAAATCATCCGACAAACCACAAACAATAAATCTAGCAA GCCCGACAGTTCAATACGTGGATGGCgattattttcaataattacTTCATATTTTGATTGTTCTTTATCACTACGTCCATATTTGGTTAATTATCTTGCTGAGAATGCAGATGATCAAAGAAGAGCTTATCATG GAACTGCTCAGTTATGCTTGCAAAATTTGAATCAAACGATTCGTTATGGTGGCCGAAAATATTTGTTAAGTGGTATGGAGGTGGAAGAAATTACG AATGGCAAAATCTTTAAACGTCAAGTTTATACGCTCCCTGGAGGAGGTAAAAAAGTTGTCAATACGAAGAGTATAACTGTTGTTGAAGAAGCGATCAGG GAGCTTTGCCTGGAGCTAAATATCAGGAGTCCATCTGAACAACAAGAATTCTGCCTCTGTTACATTCTAGAAAAAG aaaatcgaATGGAGTACTGTAATAACGATGATTACATTCTGGATATATGCACTGAACTCGAACATAAACGTCAGCAATTCCATTTCTTGTTGAAACGATGTACATGGGTGCATCCGTTGCGACTTGATCATCCTGTATACATCGATGTGCTGTTCTTCCAG GTTGTTCCTGATTATATGGAGGGAAAATTCCTCATGCGACAAGCTGGTGGATATCTTAGCGCCTCTACATGTGATGATATAACAAAATTTGCCGCCTATCTTCATATCGCAGCTAACGATGGACAAAAAACAGCTGTTCTCTC gaaaaacgtCAGCTCTCTGATACCATCAGCAGTGTTAGAATATCCTACTCAATCGACGGATGCTTGGGCGAGTAGGATTAATCGCCAACTACGTTCCATGAATAATAACATGACGAACACACAAGCCAGGGCTGCATTTTTAG AGCTCCTGTCCACATGGAAACTCTTCGGCAGCACTATTTTCAATCTGGATGCAGCATCCTGTGATGGACGACTTCTATCTCCATTAGAATTAGCGGTTGGTAGAAGTGGCGTGAAACTTTTGGAGCCACGTAGTCGTGACGTATTGGAACAATGGTCATACGATAGG atagtcTCCACAAGGACGGGAGACCGTGACACCATTGTTGAGATGATCGTAGGCAATGCGAGTTCAAGTCGAACATATGAGTTCCGCACAAAAGAg agCTCATCCATAACTCGACTTATTGGACAATATACCTTCATTGTCAATGAAAATCGAGGCCTTTTGAATGAATGA